The sequence below is a genomic window from Streptomyces sudanensis.
ACTTCGGGGCCTCGGCCGACGGCAAGCTGCTGTTCCGGGAGTACGGCTTCACCCCGGAGGCCGTCGCCGCCGCCGCGCGGGAATCGATCACGGCCGCGGCGCACTGACGCCCGCACAAGCACGAGTAGGAGATGCAATCCTCATGACAGACGCACTCAAGCGCCTCTCCGACGAAGGCGTCGCGATCTGGCTCGACGACCTGTCCCGCAAGCGGATCACCTCCGGCAACCTCGCGGAGCTGATCGACGGGCAGCACGTGGTGGGGGTCACCACCAATCCGTCGATCTTCCAGAAGGCGATCTCCGAAGGCCACGGCTACGACGTCCAGCTCGCCGACCTCGCGGCCCGCAGGGTGACCGTCGAGGAGGCCGTCCGCATGATCACGACGGCGGACGTCCGGGACGCCGCCGACATCCTGCGCCCCGTCTTCGACGCGACGCAGGGGCAGGACGGCCGGGTGTCCATCGAGGTGGACCCGCGGCTCGCGCACGACACCCGGGCGACGGTCGCCGAGGCGAAGCAGCTGGCGTGGCTGGTGGACCGGCCCAACACCCTCATCAAGATCCCCGCCACCGAGGCGGGCCTCCCGGCGATCACGGAGGTGATCGGCCTGGGCATCAGCGTCAACGTCACGCTGATCTTCTCGCTGGAGCGCTACCGCGCCGTCATGGACGCCTACCTCGCCGGCCTGGAGAGGGCCCGGGAGCGCGGTCTGGACCTGTCGACGATCCACTCGGTGGCGTCCTTCTTCGTCTCCCGGGTGGACACCGAGGTCGACCGGCGGCTGGACGCCCTGGGCACCCCGGAGGCGAAGGCGCTGCGCGGCAAGGCCGCCCTGGCCAACGCGCGGCTCGCCTACCAGGC
It includes:
- the tal gene encoding transaldolase; this encodes MTDALKRLSDEGVAIWLDDLSRKRITSGNLAELIDGQHVVGVTTNPSIFQKAISEGHGYDVQLADLAARRVTVEEAVRMITTADVRDAADILRPVFDATQGQDGRVSIEVDPRLAHDTRATVAEAKQLAWLVDRPNTLIKIPATEAGLPAITEVIGLGISVNVTLIFSLERYRAVMDAYLAGLERARERGLDLSTIHSVASFFVSRVDTEVDRRLDALGTPEAKALRGKAALANARLAYQAYEEVFGSERWAALDRAQANRQRPLWASTGVKDPAYKATLYVDELVAPGTVNTMPEATLEATAAHGEIRGNTVAGTYGQARADLDALAGLGIGYDEVVRLLEEEGVAKFEASWNDLLASTEAELKRLAPSEA